The Acropora muricata isolate sample 2 chromosome 7, ASM3666990v1, whole genome shotgun sequence genomic interval TAAATAGCACCAATAACTGCAAGGGTCATACACTGAAATTCTTATTAGCATCATCATCacaatttttacaataactgcagaatcttagcgcgctcattggctaatttttattgtcaataagcggacagacacatgaaatttataatttatgtgagcgagagcagaaaatttgataagtcgatctgtcactttttaaccaatagaaagcgtccgtttttttttctattagccaataagagagcgaagagaattatgaatttggtcgcgtcttTGAATTTCCTTGCGCATTTTTGTCttgcgttttgacttaatttggtcccctctacctttctgttattgtaaaaaacaaatggacgtcagtttttcatgcgtctgtcctgtcggctatcgcctcgtggatccacagctactttgacaatgttatgacgaaattcatgatcaataacaggacagacgcatgaaaaactgacgtcaatttgttaaatttaacatcatcatcattattattattataattgttattactTCAACTACTGCTATTACTGTTATTGTCACAATGTTATTGTTACTACTATTATCCTTACATGGGGTGCACCATGAATTTCCAATCTTTGCAAAAACTCAAAAGCAACTGGTTATTCGCCCTAACATAATTTATGCTATATAATTTACATCAGTGtttgaaaaaacaaaggcaaaaacaaaaaggaaaaaagatagCACTTCGGCAAATCAAATGTCAGTCGCTTCAAAAATGCTATTGAAATTTTGTCACTTGCTGCAAACGTATTCTGTTGCTTTCTTAGCTGACTGCAGCAAGTTCAAAGTTGTGGTCTGCTTCTTGATTCTCAAAATGTTAATCTTAGCTGTAAACAGGAAGTGGCTATTCTAAATATAGGGTTAGAAAGtttcaaaatatgaaatatAGGGTTAGAAAGTTACAAAATAAGTTTGGAATAGTTcctaaaataataatgattctTGTAGACAAAGGCTTTGTTGAAGTGATAGGCAATGAAACCACTGATGATGgtaatatttcaaatttcacaCTAAATACTTGTCTCGTCTGAGTTTGGATGAGTAAAATGAGGTTCATCTGTTATACTTCTTAGGTCATTGGGGGACATGTTCCTTTTTTCTTCGACAGGTAAGTCATCTTGAGGAATATTTTTGTCGGCTATGGGCTGACTCTCCAAGGACTGCCTTGGTGTGGACAACACGTCAAGATCCCAGCCTTGTTGCATATCATCTTTCAGAAACTGGCCTAGCATTTGTTGCACCTCCTGAGCAAAGGAGCTGGCCAGATCATCatttgacattttcaaactgctAATTTCAGGTGTGTTACTTCCACTGTCACcatcactgtcatcatcatcatcatcatcattcaaAATGTATACATCTTTCTCTGCATGTCCTTCCTCCAGATCATCAACTTCTTCTACACTACAGCTACATGTAGCACTTGCAGCAAGCATTTGATCAGCTTCTGGTTTTTCAGGAATTGACTCATTTTGTGCGGCATCAACAGATTGCATACTCGCTTCATCTTCACAAGCAGAACTTTCTCGCGCACATCTTTGTCCACCTTGAATGCCTTCCCTACTGTTGGTACAGAGAGCAAGCATGGGTGTTGTAACCAAAgagttcatttctttttccaatttttgaGTCTCATAGTGTTTTTTCACACTGGGAATAATACTTGCAACTATCATGCACAAAACTACAAATGACAAAATGGATAGTATTACTACAGACCATAAGCCATCGCCTTCATCATCATCTTTTTGTGCCTTCTGAGCCACGGCTCTCAGGTCATCATTCAAAGAAACTCCTGGGAAACTAAATGTCTTATTTATCACCACAGAAGTAGAGAAGGGCATAAGTATTTGCTTCATTGGTGAGGTTTTTGTAGGGGGTCCTATTGCTGAGGTTTTTGTAGCTAGTCCTAAAAGACGATCACTCATGCGCAATATGGGCTCCTGTGCAAAAACAGTTTGACTGCTTATTGAAGGAGTAGGGCTCATCTGCACCTTTGTTGAAATCCTTGAGGGTGTTGACGTAATTACAGAAGACAATTCATTACATGGTGACAGAGGATCAACTGCCCGAAACATGATAAAAAATCCTCCATATGCCAGTGCATCATCACTGTGGAATTTTATCCTCATGGTGTTTCCCGCATTGCAGATTTCAGAAGGAGGAGGATTGCTGTTGCAATATTTTCCAATCAGTGCGCCATCTGAATGAGAGCTATTCCATACGCTGAGAGCATCATGCGGGCATCTCTGACGGTTTATATCCCCTTCAATTTCGAACTTGATAAACTTCAAGTGCACAGATTTTCTCTCTGGCACTGTTATAGTCCAGGTGCACTTTGAATTGTGAAAATACTCATTTGGAAAGTTTGGCGACTTGATTTCACCACTGCTTCCATCAACATTTCCTCCACAACCAGGAAAGTAAATGGAATAGAATCCAACTTGTGGACTGGATGCGTTCGATTTGAATCGCACCCACAGCTGACCACTAGTGGCACTGATGAGCGGGGGGAGGCTGTCCACACCACAATAGTGGGCAAGAACTTTTGCTGAAGAATATGGCATACCCCCATCTCTAAACTCTGCGAAACCATTACTGCAAGGCAAATTAAAGTTTATAAAGTCCATGTTTAGACTCGTTATGTTTGGAACATGGACATGCCACAAACAATCTTGGTCCATAAGTGGGGAGCTCTTTGTCATAATACTCCCTGGTTCAGCGCCCAGGGCTGTACCACAAGCGAATGCACATCCATATAGCTCTAACCTCATGCAAACAAAGGTAAAGTAGCTCAGCGGGTAAACTCGGATAAATCGCGCGGTGATCTCGGGCGAAAGTATATTCAGCACTGTACCATTTCGCTTTGCGTTCCCGCGTAATACGGTTTTGTTTTCACTATCGTTGTATAAATGCCAAGAACGTCCACTTGTACTGTACATAAGTTCATATTTACTAACGCGGCCTAAACGAAGCGACATTTCTTCTTCCGGCGGATAATATCCTTGGGATGCTATCGCTGTAACAGACGTCATTTTTCCTAAGTCAATTTGCAGATACAATGTCCCTTTGGGATTCATGGAACACCAAGCGGATTTCCCGTTCAATCTTGCCGATGAAGCTGGGAAGTCCTTGTGGGAATGAGATGCTGTGATAGAGGAATTCGAAACACGGCCATTTTCCAAGCCCAACGGTAAATTACAATCAACACAAGGTGAAAGTCGCCGGCTCTCTCCCTTACAATACGCGCCTCGGTGTTTCGGTGCAGGATTTGAGCAACTTCTTTGTTTAAAACGAAAAGGAAACGACTCGCGAGAAGAGATATTTTGGCAAGAACTCCACGCTGTCCAAGAACTCCATTGTCCATCTACAGGATTTTGCCAGGGCCAAAGAATACACGAAACGCTAGGAAGGAAGGTTAGCAATGCCGCCGTAAACATCGCCGAAACCGGCGGACTTTTCATGATGAGAACCACTTCGTTATAATTATAAAGAATGACCAAATAACTTTTGAATCTAGACGGCAATTGATTTGTTGATATCCCTGGACTTGAACTCCACGAAGACAGCAATGTTTACACCCAAGCTTAGTTGTTTACCTTCTACcttacaagaagaagaaaacctCATGGGCCGATATTAGCGATCGATTTCAATCGCTGAATAGCAAATTAAATGAAGTTTGGACCGAAAAGCCTTCAGCTGGAGAGTATTGTTTACAGCAAAGCATTGGGCGGAGTTCACAACCTTGTAACCAATTAGAAGAAGACAATGTGGCATGTGATGTGATGTGAAGTTTCGCGTGGTGGCAAGAGTTTCTATTCGACGAAACAGGAAACATGCACGATTTGGGACACTCTTCCtcctgtttttattttcttttctcaccTTTCTCTCTATTTTTTGCTCCTCAAGAACATCATACATACATTTTGTATCGTTTCAGAGGAAGACCCAATCACCTctaattcaaaaagaaaaatggaattgTGATTGTCTTTTTCCAAGACATCAGCAAATTTTAGAACGTAGAGAATTGTAAAAGTTGCTATCGATTCGTTTTTATTTACGattaaattcaaaaatacagGACTTCAACTTCCGGTGATCCAGGCATCTTGCTTCCGGTTGTCAAACACACCCAGAATGCATCTGGACAAGAGAAGAATGGCGGACAGGATTTTAGTGTGAAGACCTGATATGAGTTCTAAAGAGAACGCGTACAGGAGAATTTCTGGGTTAGGAAGACTTGTTGCAGAATGTCAAGCACAGGTGAGTTCTTTAGTAAACAAGAAATTTATTCAGTCTAAACAAACAAAGTCCAAACAAAGTGAGTAACTGATTACTAGGAGATGCTGGAGGTTAAAACAGCATCTAGCATAGAATTAGCAATGCTCATACGGATGTTGATATTTCAAACGAGTACCATCATGTTAGAATAAAGGATCACATAACAGGTcttcaaatatatatatagatatatttcTCTTTTGAAAGTGTCCTGCTAAGTCACTATTTTGGTCGGACAAAACAAAGATGTGGTCCaacatacaaacaaacaagaaaagcaaaatcGACAAAAAGATGAATAAAAGTAAGCATTTTGGTAtttatagaaaaaaagaaaaacctacATATATGCACGCTCCCTTTCGGAGTGAAACAAAGGTCCTACTGCGCACATTACTGAAgtaaatttcagtttttttgtttgtttgtttgtttttgttttttggataAAAATAATGTCCGTACATTACATCTGACCACAGCGGGGCTTTGGTTGGACATGAATAAATTTTGTTTGGCCAATGTCTGATGACCGACTGTTACATTTTGCTGCCCAGCATAATATTATCAATGAAAGGATCACATAATATTTCATTATATTGTAGTaagttttttgtgattttaaatTCATAAAAGGAAGTATTTTAAACAGTAAATGTATTGAAGGCAGAGGTAGATCCAGGCTTGGAGGAAACAGGCTTGGAGGAGAACCTGTTTTGTTCAAAAGGGTGTAACTATGAAGGAACATGATTGCTAATTCCAGGAAATTTTGATTCATTTGATAATCAGGAATCGCTTTTGAGTGTTTTTCTATTTCAGGAAATGGaatctccaaaaaaaagaaagtaaacaaAGTGAACGAGTATAAGGCTACAAGCTATAatttattagtataaatttactagTCTATGAAAATCGTtcttctatttattttgaccaatcacgaagctttaagttttaaattgtgtatcacaaattttaaattgtatatcaccaagcttcagtgcacatcgcgcgcagtgtttgaaaccttgaatttgaatcgccaatgtaaacacaataaaacacttttaaccatttcaACTTTACTTACGAATTAAATGTTGGTTTCTAATAgatttaaaacaataaaattgatgatgattataaaactTTTACTCGATGTTTCGACGCTCTCAAGCGTCATTTTCAAGAGTTGTAAAGTAACTGttacttggcagtttgaatAAATATTATGTTAGCAAAACTTCGTGGGAGTCATGGTAAGACAATAGAACACTAGAAACGATTGTACGATTGTACATTTTCTTGTAGGAGTAAATATGCTAAGACTgccatgtttgtaatgttttgcggTAAAATaggatgtctagctttaacttgtgaaagaagtcttgatattttttttaccaactagttggattttactaaaacaattattcctctcgccctcatagccccTGAATCATTAGCCCATTCGACTctcagcctcatgggctattgactcatagcccattcgggctcgaggaataataattgttaattaacaatttatttttggttgtattattttcaataatttagGCCCTCCATTATGGAAATTGTGTATCAAGAAGGGATAATGTGGAAAAAAATGCTTGTGAGAAAGAATTCCAGGCCCTGAAAGCCTGTATAAAGAAAGCAGTAAGTTGGACTTCTAAAGTGATCATAAAGCACTAAGttataataatgacaataacaataattattacaataataataatagtagtagcagtagtagtaatAGGGGCTTTGGGTATAATCGCAAAGAATTTCAGCCATTGGCTTGTTAAGACCAGAGGTATAGTGAACTTTGAAAATCTCTAAAGACCTACCTCCAAAGAATGGCTAcgatagacccaatcggctaactcaatgttgtacccaatttaaaccctttgggaataaaacgttttgtttcaagagtttccatatcatttaaatgtgaatgc includes:
- the LOC136923794 gene encoding uncharacterized protein; the protein is MKSPPVSAMFTAALLTFLPSVSCILWPWQNPVDGQWSSWTAWSSCQNISSRESFPFRFKQRSCSNPAPKHRGAYCKGESRRLSPCVDCNLPLGLENGRVSNSSITASHSHKDFPASSARLNGKSAWCSMNPKGTLYLQIDLGKMTSVTAIASQGYYPPEEEMSLRLGRVSKYELMYSTSGRSWHLYNDSENKTVLRGNAKRNGTVLNILSPEITARFIRVYPLSYFTFVCMRLELYGCAFACGTALGAEPGSIMTKSSPLMDQDCLWHVHVPNITSLNMDFINFNLPCSNGFAEFRDGGMPYSSAKVLAHYCGVDSLPPLISATSGQLWVRFKSNASSPQVGFYSIYFPGCGGNVDGSSGEIKSPNFPNEYFHNSKCTWTITVPERKSVHLKFIKFEIEGDINRQRCPHDALSVWNSSHSDGALIGKYCNSNPPPSEICNAGNTMRIKFHSDDALAYGGFFIMFRAVDPLSPCNELSSVITSTPSRISTKVQMSPTPSISSQTVFAQEPILRMSDRLLGLATKTSAIGPPTKTSPMKQILMPFSTSVVINKTFSFPGVSLNDDLRAVAQKAQKDDDEGDGLWSVVILSILSFVVLCMIVASIIPSVKKHYETQKLEKEMNSLVTTPMLALCTNSREGIQGGQRCARESSACEDEASMQSVDAAQNESIPEKPEADQMLAASATCSCSVEEVDDLEEGHAEKDVYILNDDDDDDDSDGDSGSNTPEISSLKMSNDDLASSFAQEVQQMLGQFLKDDMQQGWDLDVLSTPRQSLESQPIADKNIPQDDLPVEEKRNMSPNDLRSITDEPHFTHPNSDETSI